In a single window of the Porites lutea chromosome 14, jaPorLute2.1, whole genome shotgun sequence genome:
- the LOC140925170 gene encoding uncharacterized protein has protein sequence MIPRRFLLFVAAAFVLQFQMYAQLRMMLIILSLAQFQLEGRAFLRLFEIRRRRRNRRGHPYFWVLPRPADSWFDIHYNDPRIPDEYFRKQLRMRRATFRLLLDVLRPYITRQNTRFRRCIEPEKVLAIGLTRLAHGGTYVSIGPGFNVGTTTVIEAVEDVVTGLVSIKHDYIKFPETEAQVVETRETFEELSDLPNVAGAIDCTHVTIKAPTDSRVDYFSRFQRYDIIVQAVADGKKRFLDVAAGFPGSLHDARVLRNSRLYRRCENQELLTGPTMNVLGREIGPYLVADSAYFLAPWLQKVYPEGTQDPDEIAFNEELSSARVSVECAFGILKSRWRILTKQIESGVSSVSDTVVACAVLHNFCINAGDEWEWDDGDDDGGNDNDVNVLRDGDDIRELLKEYIAM, from the coding sequence ATGATCCCAAGACGTTTTCTGCTTTTTGTAGCTGCAGCATTTGTCCTACAATTTCAGATGTACGCTCAGCTGAGGATGATGCTGATAATTTTGTCTCTTGCTCAATTTCAACTAGAGGGGAGAGCTTTTCTGAGATTGTTCGAGATTCGAAGGCGAAGACGAAATCGGCGTGGACATCCGTACTTTTGGGTTCTCCCTCGACCCGCCGATTCATGGTTTGATATTCATTATAATGACCCAAGAATCCCAGACGAATATTTCAGGAAACAGCTTCGAATGAGAAGAGCTACTTTTCGTTTGCTTTTGGATGTCCTTCGCCCATACATCACAAGACAAAACACTCGTTTTAGAAGGTGTATTGAGCCAGAAAAGGTATTGGCAATTGGGCTCACGCGCTTAGCTCATGGAGGAACATACGTTTCGATTGGGCCTGGTTTTAACGTTGGGACAACGACAGTAATCGAGGCCGTCGAAGACGTCGTTACAGGACTGGTTTCTATAAAACATGATTATATCAAATTCCCTGAAACTGAAGCTCAAGTTGTTGAAACGAGGGAAACTTTCGAAGAGCTTTCTGATCTTCCAAATGTGGCTGGTGCAATTGATTGCACACATGTCACGATCAAAGCCCCTACTGACAGCAGAGTCGACTACTTCAGTCGATTCCAGCGCTACGATATAATCGTCCAAGCCGTGGCTGATGGCAAGAAAAGATTCCTAGATGTAGCAGCTGGCTTTCCAGGATCCCTGCACGATGCACGCGTGTTACGGAACAGTCGCCTTTACAGACGATGCGAGAACCAAGAATTATTGACTGGTCCTACTATGAATGTTCTCGGCCGAGAGATTGGTCCATATTTGGTGGCCGATAGCGCTTATTTTTTGGCTCCCTGGTTACAAAAAGTTTACCCTGAAGGAACGCAAGATCCCGACGAAATTGCATTTAATGAGGAACTTTCCTCGGCCAGAGTTTCCGTGGAGTGCGCCTTTGGAATTCTGAAAAGTCGTTGGCGTATTTTGACAAAGCAAATCGAAAGCGGGGTTAGTTCTGTGAGTGATACAGTTGTAGCATGtgctgttttacacaatttctGCATTAATGCCGGCGATGAATGGGAATGGGATGATGGCGACGACGACGGAGGAAATGATAATGATGTAAATGTTTTGAGGGATGGCGACGATATCAGAGAACTACTAAAAGAGTACATTGCCATgtga